ATATTTACGGACCTTCGATGCCGATTATGTTTGATGTAGAAAGAGAGCGTCCAATATCGGTACAGGTAGAAGGCAAATCTAAAATGAAACCAATAGAAAACTATGGTGTACAAATACTTTCCATAGGCTTTTTTACCAGCCCTGAGCAAGCTGTTATATGGAGAGGACCAATGGCATCCAAAGCATTAAACCAAATGATATTTGATGCTGATTGGGGCGATTTGGATTTTATGCTTATTGACTTACCACCAGGAACGGGTGATATTCACTTATCCATAATGCAATCATTACCCGTAACAGGAGCCGTAGTAGTAAGTACGCCACAAGCCGTTGCACTTGCCGATGCCAAAAAAGGTGTAGCCATGTTCCGTCAGGAAACCATAAATGTACCCGTATTAGGTATTATAGAAAATATGTCCTATTTTACACCAGAAGAATTACCTGATAACAAATACTATATTTTTGGAAAAGAAGGTGCAAAAAATTTGGCAGAAGACCTTGATGTACCGTTTTTAGGCGAAGTGCCATTGGTACAAAGCATACGTGAGGCAGGCGACTACGGACGCCCAGCAGCAATGCAAACTGCAACGCCACTAGAGAGTGCTTTTGAAGAGCTAGCACGCGCTGTAGTACAAGAAACAGTAAACAGAAACGATAACCTACCACCTACCGAAGCAATAAAAATAACAACAATGGCTGGCTGCTCAGCAGTTAAAAAGAAGTAAGATGACAACAGAAGAAATAAGATTAAATGTA
The Flavobacterium litorale genome window above contains:
- a CDS encoding Mrp/NBP35 family ATP-binding protein; the encoded protein is MKLDRKEILKALETIALAGEGKNMVESGAVRNVLTFGDEVVVELVMHNPAMHIRKRAEADIIKTIQDKVAKEAKVKVNIKLETPEKPEIKGKGIPGVSNVIAVSSGKGGVGKSTITANLAVTLSKMGFKVGVLDADIYGPSMPIMFDVERERPISVQVEGKSKMKPIENYGVQILSIGFFTSPEQAVIWRGPMASKALNQMIFDADWGDLDFMLIDLPPGTGDIHLSIMQSLPVTGAVVVSTPQAVALADAKKGVAMFRQETINVPVLGIIENMSYFTPEELPDNKYYIFGKEGAKNLAEDLDVPFLGEVPLVQSIREAGDYGRPAAMQTATPLESAFEELARAVVQETVNRNDNLPPTEAIKITTMAGCSAVKKK